The region TGATTTTTAAAAACTCATTTTAACGCTAATTACCTAATGTCTTTACATTCGCAAAAATATTATGAaagattataattaattattcatGGCCCTCCAGCTATTGTCAATacatattattttcaatcagtCGTAGTTTTTGTGTGAAGTGATCAAGTGAATAAGTGCtatacaaaatgaaaaatatgtacTTTCGTCAGTATTTGGTGGTGTTCGCAATAAACCTGAACTGCGTGAGCTTCGGCCTCGGCACCACCTGGCCATCTCCCGTGCTGGTGAAGCTGGCTAACGACACAGAATCCGTACTCGGTAAACCTTTAGAGCAAGATGAAGGATCTTGGATTGTTTCCACTTCTTTCCTCACTGGATCTTTGGGGTACGTGGTCTCATCTGCTTTGGTGGACTTTATAGGCCGGAAGCAATGCGTGATCATGTCGAGCGTCGTCAGGATGGCGGCAGCTCTTCTGTTCCTGTTCGCGAGGGACGTGTGGATGCTCATATTGGGCAGGGCCATCGTTGGGCTCTCAGAAGGCATCATATTGAGTGTAATACCGGTCTACGCCTCGGAAATCGCCAGTAAAGAAATCCGTGGAGCTCTCGGAGTGATGCTGCAGATATTTACTTCCATCGGCTCTGTGATCATGCTCAGCGTCGGACCCTTCATCTCATACTTCAATCTGAATCTCATGTTCACTCTGTTCACCCTCGTGACCAGCATACCTACTATATTTTTACCTGACAGTCCCAACTTCTTATATTCTAAAGGTAGAGAAGAGGAAGCCAAAAAAGTTCTAATCTTCTTAAGAGGTTCCGAGTTCAACGCTCATGAGGAACTAAAGGAATACTCCACAAACAGAAATGACGAAAAATCAAGTCTGCTGAGAATCTTCCGTAATAAAATGTTTCAGAAAAGTCTTGGAAAGTCTGGATTCATTATTATAATCCTTTACTTGATTGGATTCAATTGCGTCATGACGTATCTTCAGACGATTTTGGACATAACGCAAACAAACATAAGGTCTGAAGTGGCTTCTGGCATCATCGGTGCCATAAACCTTTTAGCAAGTTTTTCGACTCTGATGACTACAGATAGGTTTGGAAGAAAACCTATTTTGATATGTACGTTGCTTGGAATGCTTGTAGGAATGGTCGGTTTGGGAGTATACTTTAAGCTGAGTGATATGGGGGCTGAAGTGTCCGGGTTTATGAACTATCTTCCGCTCGTATCTCTGCTATTAATAGTGTTATGCTACAGTGGTGGTCTCGGATCTTTACTCTGGGTTGTTATAGCAGAACTTTTCGATGATCGTTCCCGCGGTATCGGGATGGCGACCACCCTTCTTATAGGAATCGTGCCCTCGTTCCTGACGCTGAGGTATTTCTCGCCTCTGATAGACATTTTGGGGCCGGCGCCGGTTTTCTGGGCGTCTGCTGTGTTCTGTGCCGTGCTAGCGATGTTCGTGGCGCTTAGATTACCGGAGACGAAAGGGAAGAGTTTTGCGGAGATACAGCACGCGTTGGGGAATAATTCTGTAACTAATCCCCAAACATTTGAGC is a window of Cydia splendana chromosome 1, ilCydSple1.2, whole genome shotgun sequence DNA encoding:
- the LOC134794007 gene encoding facilitated trehalose transporter Tret1-like, which codes for MKNMYFRQYLVVFAINLNCVSFGLGTTWPSPVLVKLANDTESVLGKPLEQDEGSWIVSTSFLTGSLGYVVSSALVDFIGRKQCVIMSSVVRMAAALLFLFARDVWMLILGRAIVGLSEGIILSVIPVYASEIASKEIRGALGVMLQIFTSIGSVIMLSVGPFISYFNLNLMFTLFTLVTSIPTIFLPDSPNFLYSKGREEEAKKVLIFLRGSEFNAHEELKEYSTNRNDEKSSLLRIFRNKMFQKSLGKSGFIIIILYLIGFNCVMTYLQTILDITQTNIRSEVASGIIGAINLLASFSTLMTTDRFGRKPILICTLLGMLVGMVGLGVYFKLSDMGAEVSGFMNYLPLVSLLLIVLCYSGGLGSLLWVVIAELFDDRSRGIGMATTLLIGIVPSFLTLRYFSPLIDILGPAPVFWASAVFCAVLAMFVALRLPETKGKSFAEIQHALGNNSVTNPQTFELTPRIE